CGCGATGCTGGCAAGAACTGCAAAATACTCAGCGTGGAGGTCACGAGGAAGGACCTGTGTAGAGATTTCTTGAGCACGGATACCCAACTTGTCGCAGACGTATTGCTCTACAAATGGTGGAATGTTGGCAAAGTTTCCAACCGCACCAGAGATTTTGCCAGCTTCCACACCAGCAGCCGCATGCTCGAAACGCTCGATATTGCGCTTCATTTCGCTGTACCAAGTAGCCAATTTAAGACCAAAAGTTGTCGGCTCAGCGTGCACACCATGGGTACGCCCCATCATGATAGTGAACTTGTGCTCCTTAGCCTTGTCAGCGATGATATTGGTGAAGTTTTCAAGGTCACGACGGATAATGTCGTTGGCCTGCTTGTAGAGGTAACCGTAGGCCGTATCCACCACGTCGGTAGACGTCAAACCATAGTGGACCCACTTACGCTCTTCGCCAAGCGTCTCAGAAACCGCACGCGTGAAAGCCACCACATCGTGGCGCGTCTCCTGCTCAATCTCCAAAATACGGTCGATGTCAAAGTCCGCTTTCTCACGAATCAAAGCTACATCTTCCTTAGGGATTTCCCCCAACTCAGCCCATGCCTCGTCAGCCAAGATTTCCACCTCAAGCCAAGCACGGTATTTATTTTCTTCACTCCAAATGTTCGCCATCTCAGGGCGAGAGTAACGGTTGATCATGTTGTTAATTTTTCCTTTCTTCTTAAGCTGTTGGGAATAATCTATCTAAGCAAAACAAGATTCCTATTCAAACTCCTCTTTCCCAATAAACACAGATGGATAGTGTTGTAATTCATTGAGATCGGTATCCAATGGTAAATCATAAATTGCTAAATAGTTTTCAGGATATTGAGCAATTAGCTCGTCATATTTAGCTTGTACCTTATCTTGGTCAGCACTAGCATACAAGACTTCCACGACTGCTCCAGTCTCAGCCTTTTCAACAAATGCATTAATGATGATTTGAATCATAGATTTCTCCTAAACCTTATTCTTTTGGTGAATACAAATCCTTATAAAACTTATCATCAAAAGATTTGAACTTATTATTCTGGCTATCCAGTTTACCCCTAAAATAAATATATTCTGGATTTTCACCTATTAAATCAGCAATATTTTTCGTGTTAGAACGTTCTTTAATTCTCTCTACACTTGAGTATACCTTCGGATAATCGGAGCCTATAAACTCTATTTGAAGCATATCAGAATTGAAATCTGCAATAGAAACCAATGCTTGACCATAAAATATTCTCTGTTTATCTTCCACAATTTGTCCTGTAGTATCCACAAAATACTCATTAAGGGAAAGCAACTCACCTTCTATTCTGATATTTCTTACATTATTATCAATTTGAGGATCTTTATAAAGTTCTACAAATGTAGCCACAGCAGAAAGTTGTCTATCTTGAACTTGATTTCTATGAATATTTGTTCCAGAGGAAGTTGTCGAATGTTCGGCAGTATCAAGTGAAGCAACACTTTTTCCCCCATTTACCTTTGCTTTACTCAATGACTTCTTAACTGATATTATTCCACTATCTGAAATTATTCCTTTAGCCACAAAAACTTCCTTATTCACCTGTTCCTTAACTTCTTGTGGCGATATGCAAGTACAGCCTTCAACATGTAGTTCGTCGTTATGAGATGGTTTAAAATAAAACCTTTTCCCACTTCTCCTTTTCCAGTTTGTACATGTTAAAGGAATTTCACAATTATTATCAATACACCTAAATTGTTTTTCAGAGTTCAATCTTCCTTCAAGGGAATATTTCTGCGCCTCAAGTGCACTAATAGTCTCACTCAATTCTAAACTATATGCTCGTTCAACCACGATCTATCCCATCCTTTCGATTCTTTTACTGATAATACTTTCCATCTATCTTTAACCTATTTTTTATTTGCTCAATAAAAGGCTTAAGACGTCTATACGCTAATTTGCCAAGCTCTAACTCATATTTAATTTCTTTCCTTTGTTCAGCAATCAAGTGAATTCCATTTCTATCACTATAAATCTCAATTATTTCTGCTGGCAAATCTTTTACACTATCCTTACTATAAATTTTACCAATTAAATTCAATTTCTCAGCTGTTCTACATTTATCATCAAATCGAATCGAAGTCTTTTGTTTTTTCTTTCTCGTGTAATATACCGTGTGTATTTCTTTACCGTCATGAGATAGTTCAGCTTGTAATTTCAACCTCATGTTTTGTGGGATACATATCTTAATAGGCACATTATCTTGATGAGTTAGTTCTTCATACTCAGGAGTGTCTGAATAGTAGGTATTTAAAACATACTCTAGCACCGCTTCATAGATTGATGCATAAGAAATAATTTGACTCCTAATTTGAAATCTTAAATGTACATCAGTTGCTTTTAGTCCCTCATATAATTTATAAGCGTATCTAACAGATTGAAATTCCTCTATAATCCGTTTTTTTAAATCAAAGTCTTTTATAAAATCAAATTCTTCTTCATACCAATCTTCTTTAGGTAGATGACTTTCACAATATTTTTGAATTTCTTCTTGAATACTTTTCGGTAATGGCATAATAGCTCCTTAAAATTCTCCAACTTCATCTGGCACATCACTAAACAAAGTCACATGCCCCATCTTGCGGTTGTGCTTCGCTTCTATTTTACCATACATGTGGAGGTGGGCGCTTGGATTTTCTGTGACATATTTTTCAGCGACCTCGATATGCTGACCGAGAACATTGAGCATAACAGCAGGAGCATGCAATTTGATAGCTGGCAATGGTGCTCCTAGAACACCCAAAATATGCGTGTCAAACTGAGAAAAATCACAGGCTTCGATAGAGTAATGGCCTGAGTTATGTGGACGTGGAGCAATCTCATTGACAATGATGTTATCAGCCGTCGCAAACATTTCCACGCAAAGGGTGCCAGACAAGTTCAGCTGTTCAGCAATTCGTACTGCCATGGCTTTAGCTTTTTCAGCTAAACTTTCTGAAATACGGGCTGGCACAATGGTTTTTGAAAGAATGTTGTTTCGGTGGATATTTTCCTGAACTGGGAAAACTATCACATCCTTGCCATTTCCTGATACAATAACAGAAATTTCAAGGTCGAAGTTGACAAATTCTTCCAAAACGCAGTCTGCTGAGTCTGCTAGTTCATAGGCTTCTTCCAAGTCTGCTTCTGAACGAATGACCTTTTGCCCATGCCCATCGTAGCCACCAGTCGCAGTCTTTAGGACATAGTTTTTGGACAGGTCAATCTCCGCCAAGTCTTGACTAGAATTCACAACCTTGTAAGGAGCCACAGTGACTTGTGCCTTGTTTAAGAGGAAGTCCTTTTCAAAAATCCGATTTTGAGAAATGCGAAGTAGGTCTGTCCCCTGAGGAAGTTGTCCATCCTTAATGACAGTATCCAAACCGTCAGCATCGACATTTTCAAATTCATAAGTGAGAACATCACAGCGGTCCGCCAGCTGACGAAGGGCATCCACATCGTCATAAGGAGCCACGATGATTTCCGCAACGCGAGAGGCCGGGCAATCCGCCACAGGATCCAGCGCGATAACCTTGTGACCCATATAGATAGCAGAAATGGCCATCATCTGACCCAGTTGACCACCACCGATAATGCCGATTGTTTTAGATGAGCTCATTTGTAGACTCCTCTGCGATTTTTCCTTGTTCTTCTGCAAAATCTGCCAATGCTGTCGCAACAGTCTGATCCTCTA
Above is a genomic segment from Streptococcus sp. SN-1 containing:
- the purB gene encoding adenylosuccinate lyase → MINRYSRPEMANIWSEENKYRAWLEVEILADEAWAELGEIPKEDVALIREKADFDIDRILEIEQETRHDVVAFTRAVSETLGEERKWVHYGLTSTDVVDTAYGYLYKQANDIIRRDLENFTNIIADKAKEHKFTIMMGRTHGVHAEPTTFGLKLATWYSEMKRNIERFEHAAAGVEAGKISGAVGNFANIPPFVEQYVCDKLGIRAQEISTQVLPRDLHAEYFAVLASIATSIERMATEIRGLQKSEQREVEEFFAKGQKGSSAMPHKRNPIGSENMTGLARVIRGHMLTAYENVALWHERDISHSSAERIITPDTTILIDYMLNRFGNIVKNLIVFPENMIRNMNSTFGLIFSQRAMLTLIEKGMTREQAYDLVQPKTAYSWDNQVDFKPLLEADSEVTSRLSQEEIDEIFNPVYYTKRVDDIFERLGLG
- a CDS encoding phosphoribosylaminoimidazole carboxylase — its product is MIQIIINAFVEKAETGAVVEVLYASADQDKVQAKYDELIAQYPENYLAIYDLPLDTDLNELQHYPSVFIGKEEFE
- the purK gene encoding 5-(carboxyamino)imidazole ribonucleotide synthase, which produces MSSSKTIGIIGGGQLGQMMAISAIYMGHKVIALDPVADCPASRVAEIIVAPYDDVDALRQLADRCDVLTYEFENVDADGLDTVIKDGQLPQGTDLLRISQNRIFEKDFLLNKAQVTVAPYKVVNSSQDLAEIDLSKNYVLKTATGGYDGHGQKVIRSEADLEEAYELADSADCVLEEFVNFDLEISVIVSGNGKDVIVFPVQENIHRNNILSKTIVPARISESLAEKAKAMAVRIAEQLNLSGTLCVEMFATADNIIVNEIAPRPHNSGHYSIEACDFSQFDTHILGVLGAPLPAIKLHAPAVMLNVLGQHIEVAEKYVTENPSAHLHMYGKIEAKHNRKMGHVTLFSDVPDEVGEF